From a region of the Bradyrhizobium diazoefficiens genome:
- a CDS encoding four-helix bundle copper-binding protein: MAQSEDMTRCIALCMSCYQTCLGTAMNHCLETGGKHVEPKHFRLMMACAEMCRTAAHFMLINTPHHRHTCGECAEICNECAADCERVGGMDECVAICRSCAQSCRAMAA, translated from the coding sequence ATGGCTCAATCCGAGGACATGACCCGCTGCATCGCGCTCTGCATGAGCTGCTATCAGACGTGTCTCGGCACGGCGATGAACCATTGCCTCGAGACCGGCGGCAAGCACGTCGAGCCGAAGCACTTCCGCCTGATGATGGCCTGCGCCGAAATGTGTCGGACGGCCGCGCATTTCATGCTGATCAACACGCCGCATCACCGGCACACCTGCGGCGAATGCGCCGAAATCTGCAATGAGTGCGCCGCCGACTGCGAGCGGGTCGGCGGCATGGACGAATGCGTCGCCATATGCCGCTCCTGTGCGCAATCCTGCCGCGCGATGGCGGCCTGA
- a CDS encoding polysaccharide deacetylase family protein: MIGTGVVLRTRSWIVLCLGGFLGCSTIGSPAALAADCPGHPDALGTSRTLVVDPREHPRIGTMQYRETLPLRDHEVVLTFDDGPLPKYSNQVLQILADECIKATFFIIGSQAKANPEGVRKLVAAGHTVGTHSMTHPLTFDRMPIEKAEAEINGGIEWTSAAMTDPSKLAPFFRIPGLMRAEGVENYLISRGIQVWSADFPADDWRHVSSDRVYQLAIQRLEAKGKGILLLHDIQARTVAALPKIIRDLKARGYRIVHVVPATADRPATPTTPVEWLLHPPTETVPIARWPTVPNFVFTQTKTLPAPLLADLDLPTEHQPLLPRRTVAQANVAATLPVPGRALFAIPEGSVEVLLSTTLSRRAATRLAMAAETPHAARGKAAKGKTAKLQARHAAHPAPATPKHATQIKGATPHPTRLASLKKRA; this comes from the coding sequence ATGATCGGAACTGGCGTGGTATTGCGAACGCGATCGTGGATCGTCCTTTGCCTCGGTGGATTCCTTGGATGTTCGACCATCGGATCGCCGGCGGCGCTTGCGGCCGACTGCCCGGGCCATCCGGACGCGCTCGGCACGTCCCGCACCCTCGTGGTCGATCCGCGCGAGCATCCGCGCATCGGCACCATGCAGTACCGCGAGACCCTGCCGCTTAGGGATCACGAGGTCGTCCTGACCTTCGACGACGGTCCGTTGCCGAAATATTCCAACCAGGTGCTGCAGATCCTCGCCGACGAGTGCATCAAGGCGACCTTCTTCATCATCGGCAGCCAGGCCAAGGCGAACCCGGAAGGCGTGCGCAAGCTGGTGGCGGCGGGCCACACCGTCGGCACCCACAGCATGACCCATCCGCTGACATTCGACCGGATGCCGATCGAGAAGGCCGAGGCCGAGATCAACGGCGGTATCGAATGGACCTCGGCTGCGATGACCGATCCGTCCAAGCTGGCGCCGTTCTTCCGCATTCCCGGCCTGATGCGCGCCGAGGGCGTCGAGAACTATCTGATCTCACGCGGCATCCAGGTCTGGAGCGCCGACTTCCCGGCCGACGACTGGCGCCATGTGTCGTCCGATCGCGTCTATCAGCTCGCGATCCAGCGGCTGGAGGCCAAGGGCAAGGGCATCCTGCTGCTGCACGACATCCAGGCCCGCACGGTGGCGGCGCTGCCGAAGATCATCCGCGACCTCAAGGCGCGCGGCTATCGCATCGTGCATGTGGTGCCGGCGACCGCCGACCGGCCGGCGACGCCGACCACGCCGGTCGAGTGGCTGCTGCATCCGCCGACCGAGACGGTGCCGATCGCGCGCTGGCCGACTGTCCCGAACTTCGTGTTCACGCAGACCAAAACGCTTCCGGCGCCCTTGCTCGCCGATCTCGATCTGCCGACCGAGCATCAGCCGCTGCTGCCGCGCCGGACCGTGGCGCAGGCCAATGTCGCGGCCACCCTGCCCGTGCCCGGCCGCGCTCTGTTTGCGATCCCGGAAGGCTCGGTCGAGGTGCTACTGTCGACGACATTGTCGCGGCGCGCCGCGACGCGGCTCGCAATGGCGGCCGAGACGCCGCATGCGGCCAGGGGCAAGGCTGCAAAAGGCAAGACGGCCAAGCTCCAGGCTCGGCACGCCGCGCATCCGGCACCCGCCACACCGAAGCATGCCACGCAGATCAAGGGCGCTACGCCGCACCCGACCCGCCTCGCCAGTCTGAAGAAGCGCGCTTAG
- a CDS encoding polysaccharide deacetylase family protein, whose product MTKMLRPRWTAISLGAALAALTGIASVAAAECPRKDALGTSRVLGVDAKTTPRVGLKSFPQTLPLADHEVVLTFDDGPNPPTTSKVLAALAQECVRATFFLIGLHASAYPDMVKRIAREGHTIGHHTFSHPFMARIPFDKAKSEIDRGIAADEMALHGTSTTTPSTPFFRFPYFEGTPALLDLLQSRGIVVFGADLWASDWDEITPEQELKLVTERLAASRKGIVLFHDTKARTAAIMPAFLRYLRENGFHVVHVVPAGVLQKNADVR is encoded by the coding sequence ATGACAAAGATGCTTCGACCGAGGTGGACCGCGATATCGCTGGGCGCAGCCCTTGCGGCCCTCACCGGCATTGCCTCGGTCGCGGCCGCCGAATGCCCGCGCAAGGACGCGCTCGGCACCTCGCGCGTGCTGGGCGTCGACGCCAAGACCACGCCGCGCGTGGGCTTGAAGAGCTTTCCGCAGACGCTGCCGCTGGCCGACCACGAGGTCGTGCTGACCTTCGACGACGGGCCGAACCCGCCGACGACGTCGAAGGTGCTGGCGGCGCTGGCACAGGAATGCGTGCGCGCGACCTTCTTCCTGATCGGCCTGCACGCCTCCGCGTATCCCGACATGGTCAAGCGCATCGCCCGCGAAGGCCACACCATCGGCCACCACACCTTCTCGCATCCGTTCATGGCGCGGATACCGTTCGACAAGGCGAAGAGCGAGATCGACCGCGGCATTGCGGCCGACGAGATGGCACTGCACGGCACCTCGACGACGACGCCCTCGACACCGTTTTTCCGCTTTCCTTATTTCGAAGGGACGCCGGCGCTGCTCGACCTGCTCCAGTCGCGCGGCATCGTCGTGTTCGGGGCCGACCTGTGGGCCAGCGACTGGGACGAGATCACGCCGGAGCAGGAATTGAAGCTCGTCACCGAGCGCCTCGCCGCCTCCCGCAAAGGCATCGTCCTCTTCCACGACACCAAGGCGCGCACGGCCGCGATCATGCCGGCCTTCCTGCGGTATCTGAGAGAGAACGGTTTTCACGTGGTTCACGTCGTACCGGCTGGCGTGCTTCAGAAGAATGCCGATGTTCGCTGA
- a CDS encoding flavodoxin family protein: MTEAEIRKGMPPVKLSREEFERRYKDQFVDPAFAPLQRELDAITDAAWDAYSHSRKAPLTRKAGPGFADPDYDIAIDWLDAREKILEAQRRHDDANETPRILVINGSARSEHTCPGEMSKTWRLVKLAEPVFVEMGFAVDILDLSRLASEFGKTIHPCKTCVGTAMPLCHWPCSCYPNYSLGQTHDWMNEVYPLWVAAHGILIVAPVNWYHVPAGLKAMMDRMVCADGGNPDPTSTHGKTAAEAKAMELKGWPYPRHLAGRHFGVVVHGDAVGAEGVRRALSDWLTDMKLISAGRFAELDGYVGYMEPYATSHHELDEDGKFQQNVQNAARALGNAVRLARSGRLQEPGAGLQDPNPK; this comes from the coding sequence ATGACGGAAGCCGAAATTCGCAAGGGGATGCCGCCGGTCAAGCTGTCGCGCGAGGAGTTCGAACGGCGTTACAAAGACCAGTTCGTCGATCCCGCCTTTGCCCCGCTGCAACGGGAGCTCGATGCCATCACCGATGCGGCCTGGGATGCCTACAGCCATTCGCGCAAGGCGCCCTTGACGCGGAAGGCGGGGCCCGGATTTGCCGACCCCGACTACGACATCGCCATCGATTGGCTCGATGCGCGCGAAAAAATCCTGGAAGCGCAGCGGCGGCACGACGATGCGAACGAGACGCCGCGCATCCTCGTGATCAACGGCTCGGCGCGCAGCGAGCACACCTGTCCCGGCGAGATGTCCAAGACCTGGCGCCTGGTCAAGCTGGCCGAGCCTGTTTTCGTCGAGATGGGGTTTGCCGTCGACATTCTCGATCTGTCGCGTCTCGCCTCGGAGTTCGGCAAGACCATCCATCCCTGCAAAACCTGTGTCGGTACCGCCATGCCGCTCTGCCACTGGCCGTGCAGCTGTTATCCGAATTACTCGCTGGGCCAGACCCACGACTGGATGAACGAGGTCTATCCGCTGTGGGTCGCCGCCCACGGCATTCTGATCGTGGCGCCGGTGAACTGGTATCACGTGCCCGCCGGGCTCAAGGCGATGATGGACCGCATGGTCTGCGCCGACGGCGGCAATCCCGATCCGACCTCGACGCATGGCAAGACGGCCGCTGAAGCCAAGGCGATGGAGCTGAAGGGCTGGCCCTATCCGCGCCATCTCGCCGGCCGTCATTTCGGCGTCGTCGTGCACGGCGATGCCGTCGGCGCCGAGGGCGTGCGCCGCGCCTTGTCGGACTGGCTGACCGACATGAAGCTGATCTCGGCGGGCCGCTTTGCCGAGCTCGACGGCTATGTCGGTTACATGGAGCCATATGCCACCTCGCATCACGAGCTCGACGAGGACGGGAAATTTCAGCAGAACGTGCAGAACGCGGCGCGCGCGCTGGGCAACGCAGTCCGGCTGGCGCGTAGCGGACGGCTTCAGGAGCCCGGCGCCGGTCTTCAGGACCCGAACCCCAAATGA